One segment of Streptomyces sp. XD-27 DNA contains the following:
- a CDS encoding Glu/Leu/Phe/Val dehydrogenase dimerization domain-containing protein: MGVTTVTDVRLTDDADGVLNTLFRSDQGGHEQVVLCQDRETGLKAVIAIHSTALGPALGGTRFHAYASDEEAVMDALNLSRGMSYKNALAGLDHGGGKAVIIGDPDQIKTEALLLAYGRFVASLGGRYVTACDVGTYVADMDVVARECRWTTGRSPENGGAGDSSVLTAFGVFQGMRASAQTAWGAPTLRGRRVGIAGVGKVGHILVEHLLEDGAEVVVTDVRAESVDRVRSRHPQVTAVADTDALIRADLDVYAPCALGGALNDATVPALTAKVVCGAANNQLAHPGVEKDLADRGILYAPDYVVNSGGVIQVADELHGFDFDRAKAKATKIFDTTLAIFERAVTDGVPPAVAADRLAEQRMAEGRRR; this comes from the coding sequence ATGGGAGTCACCACCGTGACTGACGTACGTCTCACCGACGATGCTGATGGCGTGCTGAACACTCTTTTCCGCTCCGACCAGGGCGGCCATGAGCAGGTCGTCCTCTGCCAGGACCGCGAGACGGGCCTGAAGGCCGTCATCGCCATCCACTCCACCGCCCTGGGCCCGGCCCTCGGCGGCACCCGCTTCCACGCGTACGCCTCCGACGAGGAGGCCGTCATGGACGCGCTCAACCTCTCCCGGGGCATGTCGTACAAGAACGCGCTTGCCGGGCTCGACCACGGCGGCGGCAAGGCCGTGATCATCGGCGACCCCGACCAGATCAAGACCGAGGCGCTGCTGCTCGCCTACGGGCGTTTCGTGGCCTCCCTGGGCGGCCGCTACGTCACCGCCTGCGACGTCGGCACGTACGTCGCCGACATGGACGTCGTCGCCCGCGAGTGCCGCTGGACCACCGGCCGCTCACCGGAGAACGGCGGCGCCGGCGACTCCTCCGTCCTCACCGCCTTCGGCGTCTTCCAGGGCATGCGGGCCTCCGCGCAGACCGCCTGGGGCGCGCCCACCCTGCGTGGCCGCCGGGTCGGCATCGCGGGCGTCGGCAAGGTGGGACACATCCTGGTGGAGCACCTGCTGGAGGACGGGGCCGAGGTCGTCGTCACCGACGTACGCGCCGAGTCGGTGGACCGGGTCCGGTCCAGGCATCCGCAGGTGACGGCCGTCGCCGACACCGACGCGCTGATCCGCGCCGACCTGGACGTGTACGCGCCGTGCGCGCTCGGCGGCGCGCTGAACGACGCCACCGTGCCCGCCCTGACCGCCAAGGTGGTGTGCGGCGCGGCCAACAACCAGCTCGCCCACCCGGGTGTGGAGAAGGACCTGGCCGACCGCGGCATCCTCTATGCCCCGGACTACGTCGTGAACTCGGGCGGCGTCATCCAGGTCGCCGACGAGCTGCACGGCTTCGACTTCGACCGGGCCAAGGCCAAGGCGACGAAGATCTTCGACACCACGCTGGCCATATTCGAACGCGCGGTGACGGACGGCGTGCCTCCGGCGGTGGCCGCCGACCGGTTGGCCGAGCAGCGGATGGCCGAAGGCCGCCGTAGGTGA
- the bldC gene encoding developmental transcriptional regulator BldC, giving the protein MTARTPDAEPLLTPAEVATMFRVDPKTVTRWAKAGKLTSIRTLGGHRRYREAEVRALLAGIPQQRSEA; this is encoded by the coding sequence ATGACCGCTCGCACCCCTGATGCCGAGCCGCTGCTGACCCCGGCTGAGGTTGCCACGATGTTCCGCGTGGACCCGAAGACGGTCACGCGCTGGGCCAAGGCAGGCAAGCTCACGTCCATCCGCACGCTCGGAGGGCACCGGCGCTACCGCGAAGCGGAGGTCCGTGCGCTTCTCGCGGGCATCCCGCAGCAGCGCAGCGAGGCCTGA
- a CDS encoding DUF3073 domain-containing protein, whose translation MGRGRAKAKQTKVARQLKYNSGGTDLSRLAEELGASQSSQPPNGEPFEDDEHDEDPYAQYADLYNNDDEDEDDDQSSGSSAHRRRA comes from the coding sequence ATGGGGCGCGGCCGGGCCAAGGCCAAGCAGACGAAGGTCGCCCGCCAGCTGAAGTACAACAGCGGTGGGACGGACCTCTCACGCCTGGCCGAGGAGCTGGGCGCATCGCAATCGAGCCAGCCGCCGAATGGCGAGCCGTTCGAGGACGATGAGCACGACGAGGACCCGTACGCACAGTACGCGGATCTGTACAACAACGACGACGAGGACGAGGACGACGACCAGTCGTCCGGGTCGTCCGCGCACCGCCGTCGCGCCTGA
- the hrpA gene encoding ATP-dependent RNA helicase HrpA — translation MSTTPAPTLPALLERIPELMLRDQQRLGRRLDGARRIRKPEARTAVLAEIAADVERAELRVADRRAAVPEVSYPEALPVSQKKDTIRDAVRDHQVVIVAGETGSGKTTQIPKICLELGRGVRGLIGHTQPRRIAARTVAERVAEELRTPLGESVGWKVRFTDQVSLDTHIKLMTDGILLAEIQTDRELRQYDTIIIDEAHERSLNIDFILGYLAQLLPRRPDLKVVITSATIDPERFSRHFGDAPIVEVSGRTYPVEVRYRPLLEEGGDDADRDQITAICDAVDELQAEGPGDILVFLSGEREIRDTADALNKQQLRNTEVLPLYARLSHAEQHRVFQRHTGRRIVLATNVAETSLTVPGIRYVIDTGMARISRYSYRTKVQRLPIEPISQASANQRKGRCGRTSDGICVRLYSEDDFLSRPEFTDAEILRTNLASVILQMTAAGLGDIEKFPFIDAPDRRNIKDGVQLLEELGALDGTQKDPKKRLTQTGRKLSQLPVDPRLARMVLEADRTGCVREVMVIAAALSIQDPRERPSDKQQQADQHHARFKDENSDFLAFLNLWRYVREQQKALSSSAFRRMCRTEFLNYLRIREWQDIYSQLRTVARTMDIHLNEQDAAPEHVHTALLAGLLSHVGLKNAGGEGGKETAKNEYLGARSAKFAVFPGSALFKKPPRWIMSAELVETSRLWARVNARIEPEWIEPLAQHLVKRTYSEPHWEQKQAAVMAYERVTLYGVPIVAQRKVNYGRIDPETSRDLFIRNALVEGDWRTHHQFFHDNRKLLGEVEELEHRARRRDILVDDETLFDFYDQRVPEHVVSGAHFDSWWKHKRRDEPELLNFEKSMLINERAEGVTKDDYPDSWRQGKLKFRVTYQFEPGADADGVTVHIPLQVLNQVSPEGFDWQIPGLREDLVTELIRSLPKPVRRHYVPAPNYAQRFLDGVVPLQEPLTAALGRELQRMVGVRIEAEDWDPAKVPDHLKITFRVVDERRRKIAEDKDLEALRLRLKPKTRAAISKAFETSKEGTGIEQRAGLTAWTIGTLPRTFETRRSGQPVKAYPALVDEGASVAVRLYDTEAEQRQAMWRGTRRLILLNLPSNPAKFAQDKLSNSAKLALARNPHGGVPALFEDCVAAAADRLIAAHGGPAWDEEAFRKLFDAVRADITDATLDTIRKVQEVLAAWQACERRLKATTSPVLLASLTDVKEQLAELVKPGFVTAHGVRRLPDLMRYLVAADRRLQQLPVNAERDRARMAKVREMRDEYAWLLEQLPQGRPVPREVLEIRWMIEELRVSYFAHALGTAYPVSDKRIVKAIDAAVP, via the coding sequence ATGTCCACAACGCCTGCCCCCACCCTCCCCGCCCTGCTGGAGCGGATCCCCGAGCTGATGCTGCGCGACCAGCAGCGGCTGGGGCGCCGGCTCGACGGCGCGCGCCGGATCCGCAAGCCCGAGGCGCGGACCGCCGTGCTCGCCGAGATCGCCGCCGACGTCGAGCGGGCCGAGCTGCGGGTCGCCGACCGCCGCGCCGCCGTACCCGAGGTCAGCTACCCCGAGGCACTGCCGGTCAGCCAGAAGAAGGACACGATCCGGGACGCGGTCCGCGACCACCAGGTCGTGATCGTCGCCGGAGAGACGGGTTCCGGCAAGACGACGCAGATCCCGAAGATCTGTCTGGAGCTGGGGCGGGGCGTGCGGGGCCTGATCGGCCACACCCAGCCGCGCCGGATCGCCGCCCGTACGGTGGCCGAGCGCGTCGCCGAGGAGCTGCGGACCCCGCTGGGCGAGTCCGTCGGCTGGAAGGTCCGCTTCACCGACCAGGTGAGCTTGGACACCCACATCAAGCTGATGACGGACGGCATCCTGCTCGCCGAGATCCAGACGGACCGCGAGCTGCGCCAGTACGACACGATCATCATCGACGAGGCGCACGAGCGCAGCCTCAACATCGACTTCATCTTGGGCTACCTCGCGCAGCTGCTGCCGCGCAGACCCGACCTGAAGGTCGTCATCACCTCGGCCACGATCGATCCGGAGCGCTTCTCCCGGCACTTCGGCGACGCGCCGATCGTCGAGGTCTCGGGCCGTACGTATCCCGTCGAGGTGCGCTACCGGCCGCTCCTCGAAGAGGGCGGCGACGACGCCGACCGCGACCAGATCACCGCGATCTGCGACGCGGTCGACGAGCTCCAGGCCGAGGGGCCGGGCGACATCCTGGTCTTCCTCTCCGGCGAGCGGGAGATCCGGGACACCGCCGACGCGCTCAACAAGCAGCAGCTGCGGAACACCGAGGTGCTGCCGCTGTACGCGCGGCTCTCGCACGCCGAGCAGCACCGGGTCTTCCAGCGACATACGGGCCGGCGCATCGTGCTGGCGACCAACGTGGCGGAGACGTCGCTGACCGTGCCCGGCATCCGGTACGTCATCGACACCGGCATGGCCCGCATCTCGCGCTACAGCTACCGCACCAAGGTGCAGCGCCTGCCCATCGAGCCGATCAGCCAGGCCAGCGCCAACCAGCGCAAGGGCCGCTGCGGCCGCACCAGCGACGGCATCTGCGTCCGCCTGTACTCCGAGGACGACTTCCTCAGCCGTCCGGAGTTCACCGACGCCGAGATCCTCCGTACGAACCTGGCCTCCGTGATCCTCCAGATGACCGCGGCGGGCCTGGGCGACATCGAGAAGTTCCCCTTCATCGACGCGCCCGACCGGCGCAACATCAAGGACGGCGTGCAGCTCCTGGAGGAGCTGGGGGCCCTGGACGGCACGCAGAAGGATCCGAAGAAGCGGCTCACCCAGACCGGGCGGAAGCTGTCGCAGCTGCCGGTGGACCCCCGGCTGGCCCGGATGGTCCTGGAGGCCGACCGCACCGGCTGTGTGCGCGAGGTGATGGTGATCGCGGCGGCGCTGTCCATCCAGGACCCGCGCGAGCGCCCCTCCGACAAGCAGCAGCAGGCGGACCAGCACCACGCCCGCTTCAAGGACGAGAACTCCGACTTCCTCGCCTTCCTCAATCTCTGGCGGTACGTCCGCGAGCAGCAGAAGGCGCTGTCGTCGTCCGCGTTCCGCCGGATGTGCCGGACCGAGTTCCTGAACTACCTCCGGATACGCGAGTGGCAGGACATCTACAGCCAGCTGCGTACGGTCGCCAGGACGATGGACATCCATCTGAACGAGCAGGACGCGGCGCCCGAGCACGTCCACACGGCGCTGCTGGCGGGGCTCCTCTCCCACGTGGGGCTCAAGAACGCCGGGGGGGAGGGCGGGAAGGAAACAGCCAAGAACGAGTACCTGGGCGCGCGCAGCGCCAAATTCGCGGTCTTCCCCGGCTCGGCGCTGTTCAAGAAGCCGCCGCGCTGGATCATGTCGGCGGAGCTGGTGGAGACCTCCCGGCTGTGGGCGCGGGTCAACGCGCGCATCGAGCCGGAGTGGATCGAGCCGCTGGCCCAGCACCTGGTGAAGCGCACGTACAGCGAACCGCACTGGGAGCAGAAGCAGGCCGCTGTGATGGCGTACGAGCGGGTCACGCTCTACGGCGTGCCGATCGTCGCCCAGCGGAAGGTGAACTACGGCCGGATCGACCCGGAGACCAGCCGGGACCTGTTCATCCGCAACGCGCTGGTGGAGGGCGACTGGCGCACGCACCACCAGTTCTTCCACGACAACCGCAAGCTGCTCGGCGAGGTCGAGGAGTTGGAGCACCGGGCGCGGCGCCGCGACATCCTGGTGGACGACGAGACCCTGTTCGACTTCTACGATCAGCGCGTTCCCGAACACGTCGTCTCGGGCGCGCACTTCGATTCGTGGTGGAAGCACAAGCGCCGCGACGAGCCGGAGTTGCTCAACTTCGAGAAGTCGATGCTCATCAACGAGCGGGCGGAGGGCGTCACCAAGGACGACTATCCGGACTCCTGGCGGCAGGGCAAGCTGAAATTCCGGGTGACGTACCAGTTCGAGCCGGGCGCGGACGCGGACGGTGTGACCGTCCACATTCCGCTCCAGGTGCTCAACCAGGTCTCTCCCGAGGGCTTCGACTGGCAGATCCCGGGGCTGCGCGAGGACCTGGTGACCGAGCTGATCCGGTCGCTGCCCAAGCCGGTGCGGCGGCACTACGTCCCGGCACCCAACTACGCCCAGCGCTTCCTGGACGGCGTCGTGCCCCTGCAGGAGCCGCTGACGGCCGCCCTCGGCCGGGAGCTCCAGCGGATGGTGGGGGTGAGGATCGAGGCGGAGGACTGGGACCCGGCGAAGGTCCCCGACCACCTGAAGATCACCTTCCGGGTCGTGGACGAGCGGCGTCGCAAGATCGCCGAGGACAAGGACCTGGAGGCGCTGCGGCTGAGGCTGAAGCCGAAGACGCGGGCCGCGATCTCCAAGGCGTTCGAGACGTCCAAGGAGGGCACCGGCATCGAGCAGCGCGCCGGGCTGACGGCGTGGACGATCGGCACCCTGCCGCGCACGTTCGAGACCCGGCGGTCCGGCCAGCCGGTCAAGGCGTATCCGGCGCTGGTCGACGAGGGCGCCTCGGTCGCCGTACGGCTCTATGACACCGAGGCCGAGCAGCGGCAGGCCATGTGGCGCGGCACGCGGCGGCTGATCCTGCTCAACCTGCCGTCCAATCCCGCCAAGTTCGCCCAGGACAAGCTGAGCAACAGCGCGAAGCTGGCCCTGGCCCGCAATCCGCACGGCGGCGTCCCGGCGCTCTTCGAGGACTGCGTGGCGGCGGCGGCCGACCGGCTGATCGCGGCGCACGGCGGCCCGGCGTGGGACGAGGAGGCCTTCCGCAAGCTCTTCGACGCCGTACGCGCGGACATCACGGACGCCACGCTGGACACGATCCGCAAGGTGCAGGAGGTGCTGGCCGCCTGGCAGGCGTGCGAGCGCCGGCTGAAGGCCACCACGAGCCCGGTGCTGCTGGCCTCCCTCACGGACGTCAAGGAGCAGCTGGCGGAGCTGGTGAAGCCCGGTTTCGTGACCGCGCACGGAGTGCGCCGGCTGCCCGACCTGATGCGCTACCTGGTGGCCGCGGACCGGCGGCTGCAGCAGCTCCCGGTCAACGCCGAGCGGGACCGCGCGCGGATGGCGAAGGTGCGGGAGATGCGGGACGAGTACGCGTGGCTGCTGGAGCAGCTCCCGCAGGGGCGCCCGGTGCCGCGCGAGGTCCTGGAGATCCGCTGGATGATCGAGGAGCTGCGGGTCAGCTACTTCGCGCACGCGCTCGGCACGGCCTACCCGGTGTCGGACAAGCGCATCGTGAAGGCGATCGACGCGGCGGTGCCGTAG
- a CDS encoding DUF6274 family protein, translating to MTTSARHEIRALLRAHLSAATGYRHSTRHCPVCHRLLRLAMEHDPATASGPGDATPSSDTPPEDAPPDGALVP from the coding sequence ATGACGACGTCCGCGAGGCATGAGATCCGGGCGCTGCTGCGCGCCCATCTGTCGGCCGCGACGGGGTACCGGCACTCCACCCGTCACTGCCCGGTCTGCCACCGGCTGCTGCGCCTCGCGATGGAGCACGACCCCGCCACCGCTTCCGGGCCGGGCGATGCCACCCCATCGAGCGACACCCCGCCGGAGGACGCTCCGCCGGATGGCGCCCTCGTACCGTAG
- a CDS encoding serine/threonine-protein kinase, with amino-acid sequence MGAGVDRIGTYAIVRKLGEGGMGTVYLARSRGGRSVAVKVARPELACQPLFRERFRAEVAAARRVGGFHTAPVVDADPDAEAPWLATAYVPGPTLSQLITAQGPMGTRQLRRLGAALAEALQAVHSCGLVHRDLKPGNIIMAEDGPRVLDFGIARAVENTPLTITGTAFGTPGFLAPEQAEGHPVDTAADVFALGAVLVAAAGGSAFGDGTPVSLMYRSVHHPPDLSAVPDPLRPIVAACLEKAPERRPSTGQLLDWLTVEDPRVTSYPGSAATPGRPGTVGVPGSAPTPRHPGAAGVPSTSGTAGAPAHAGSPAAAAGYSPTVAGVPAVPPPPPHAPIVPAVAPAPPGPPPAGPPPGGAMPAGAVPGGAVPAGAVPGGLADDPEFLAMDRKNSIVADRDGIAFDRNGSTAEFPWYAIDYAEQTADPRRTTLTVSLLLTDDSAHICKVTARNRDELVYWSALLDAVLRRFAPGL; translated from the coding sequence TTGGGGGCTGGAGTGGACCGGATCGGTACGTACGCCATCGTGCGCAAGCTCGGCGAGGGCGGGATGGGCACGGTCTATCTGGCGCGCTCGCGCGGCGGGCGGTCCGTCGCGGTCAAGGTCGCCAGGCCCGAGCTGGCCTGCCAGCCCCTGTTCCGGGAGCGGTTCCGCGCCGAGGTCGCGGCCGCCCGCAGGGTGGGCGGCTTCCACACCGCCCCGGTCGTCGACGCCGACCCGGACGCCGAGGCCCCCTGGCTCGCCACCGCCTACGTGCCCGGCCCCACCCTGTCCCAGCTGATCACCGCCCAGGGCCCGATGGGGACGCGGCAGCTGCGCCGTCTCGGCGCCGCGCTCGCCGAGGCCCTTCAGGCCGTCCACAGCTGCGGACTCGTCCACCGCGATCTGAAGCCCGGCAACATCATCATGGCCGAGGACGGTCCGAGGGTCCTGGACTTCGGCATCGCCAGGGCAGTGGAGAACACCCCGCTCACGATCACCGGCACGGCCTTCGGCACCCCCGGATTCCTCGCTCCCGAACAGGCCGAGGGCCATCCGGTGGACACCGCCGCGGACGTGTTCGCGCTGGGCGCCGTCCTGGTCGCGGCCGCGGGCGGCAGCGCGTTCGGGGACGGCACGCCGGTCTCGCTGATGTACCGCTCGGTGCACCACCCGCCGGACCTCTCCGCGGTTCCCGATCCGCTGCGGCCGATCGTGGCAGCGTGTCTGGAGAAGGCCCCGGAGCGCAGGCCGAGCACCGGGCAGCTGCTGGACTGGCTCACGGTCGAAGATCCCCGTGTGACGAGCTATCCGGGCTCGGCCGCCACCCCCGGTCGCCCCGGCACGGTCGGCGTCCCGGGCTCGGCCCCCACCCCCCGTCACCCGGGCGCGGCCGGCGTCCCGAGCACGTCGGGCACGGCCGGCGCCCCGGCCCATGCCGGGTCGCCCGCCGCCGCGGCGGGCTACTCGCCCACTGTCGCCGGCGTGCCTGCCGTGCCGCCTCCGCCGCCCCACGCCCCGATCGTCCCGGCGGTCGCGCCCGCGCCGCCCGGTCCGCCGCCGGCAGGGCCGCCGCCGGGCGGTGCGATGCCTGCCGGTGCCGTGCCGGGCGGTGCCGTGCCAGCCGGTGCCGTGCCGGGCGGGCTGGCCGACGATCCGGAGTTCCTCGCCATGGATCGCAAGAACTCCATCGTCGCCGACCGCGACGGCATCGCATTCGACCGCAACGGCAGCACGGCGGAATTCCCCTGGTACGCCATCGACTACGCCGAGCAGACGGCAGACCCTCGCAGGACCACGCTCACGGTGAGCCTGCTGCTGACCGACGACAGCGCCCACATATGCAAGGTCACCGCCCGGAACAGGGACGAGCTGGTCTACTGGAGCGCCCTGCTCGACGCCGTGCTCCGGCGCTTCGCCCCCGGGCTCTGA